Proteins co-encoded in one Bacteroidota bacterium genomic window:
- the hslV gene encoding ATP-dependent protease subunit HslV, with translation MKIHGTTVLGVIHNGQVALGADGQATLGNTVMKNNVRKVRKMADDSILAGFAGGTADAFALLERFEEKLNKHGKIMKRAAIALAADWRTDRYLRRLEAMLIIMNREEGLIISGTGDVLEPEDQILAIGSGGMYAQSAAMALKQHAPQLSAEELVRASLNIAADICIYTNHNFTLLTL, from the coding sequence ATGAAAATCCACGGAACAACGGTGCTGGGTGTTATCCACAACGGGCAGGTGGCCCTGGGCGCAGACGGCCAGGCCACACTGGGCAATACGGTGATGAAAAACAATGTGCGCAAGGTGCGCAAGATGGCAGATGATAGCATCCTGGCCGGCTTTGCCGGCGGTACAGCCGATGCCTTTGCCCTGCTGGAGCGCTTTGAGGAGAAGCTGAACAAGCACGGCAAGATCATGAAACGGGCGGCAATAGCCCTGGCTGCCGACTGGCGTACAGACCGCTACCTGAGGCGACTGGAGGCCATGCTGATCATCATGAACCGAGAGGAAGGCCTCATTATAAGCGGCACCGGAGATGTGCTGGAGCCGGAAGACCAGATCCTGGCCATTGGCAGCGGAGGTATGTATGCCCAGAGTGCAGCCATGGCGCTGAAGCAGCATGCCCCCCAGCTATCTGCCGAAGAGCTGGTGCGGGCCTCGCTAAACATTGCAGCCGACATCTGCATCTATACCAACCACAACTTTACGCTGCTGACCCTATAG
- a CDS encoding type I restriction enzyme HsdR N-terminal domain-containing protein: protein MLPAYPYPATADGLLWDPIRRCYAEAKPEEWVRQRLLFALLSQVQVPPARIAVERRVLYMGRPRRFDVLVFDTAGRASLLCECKAPGVPLSATVALQAASYNRELQAPLVLLTNGDQCLLLDAQMARPEEEWSIICQILHQKIQPQAGPKSTP from the coding sequence ATGCTGCCTGCCTACCCCTACCCTGCCACCGCCGATGGCCTGCTGTGGGACCCCATACGACGCTGCTATGCCGAGGCCAAGCCCGAGGAGTGGGTACGGCAGCGCCTGCTCTTCGCGCTGCTCTCGCAGGTGCAGGTGCCCCCAGCCCGCATAGCCGTAGAGCGCAGGGTGCTATACATGGGTAGGCCGCGGCGCTTTGACGTGTTGGTATTCGACACAGCGGGCCGGGCTAGCCTGCTGTGCGAGTGTAAGGCACCGGGGGTACCCCTATCGGCAACTGTGGCCCTACAGGCTGCCAGCTACAACCGGGAACTACAGGCACCCCTCGTCCTGCTAACCAATGGCGACCAGTGCCTGCTGCTGGATGCGCAAATGGCCAGACCTGAAGAAGAATGGAGCATCATCTGCCAAATTCTGCATCAAAAGATCCAACCACAAGCAGGGCCGAAAAGCACCCCATAA
- a CDS encoding DUF1987 domain-containing protein has product MATLYIEPTDKTPKIVLDPEKGEYLFTGRSIPEDSMDFYQKIYDWMDTEGVRLTGSARFVFMLEYFNTSSSKCILEVFRRIQDIHQKNDGVSILWLCEEADEDMIDTGHDYQAILQVPFEIQVQEVLFD; this is encoded by the coding sequence GTGGCAACTCTCTATATAGAACCGACGGATAAAACGCCCAAGATCGTACTGGATCCGGAAAAAGGCGAGTATCTTTTTACCGGCAGGTCCATCCCCGAAGATTCCATGGATTTTTACCAGAAAATCTACGACTGGATGGACACAGAGGGGGTTAGGCTCACCGGTTCGGCACGCTTTGTTTTTATGCTGGAGTACTTCAACACCAGTTCCTCCAAGTGTATCCTGGAGGTTTTTCGCCGCATCCAAGACATCCACCAGAAGAACGATGGCGTGTCCATCCTCTGGCTATGCGAAGAGGCGGATGAAGACATGATTGATACTGGCCATGACTACCAGGCCATCCTGCAGGTGCCGTTTGAAATTCAGGTACAAGAGGTGCTCTTCGACTAG
- the smpB gene encoding SsrA-binding protein SmpB, protein MAQKKKQANMAPTIQNRKASHDYHFDEKFVAGIQLLGTEIKSVRLGNVQMQDAFCAFEQGELYLRNLQIQPYEQSAQFFNHEPLRPRKLLLTRRELKKLAKESQIAGVTIIPIRLFFSDRGLVKIEIALARGKKAYDKRESLKERDAKRELQRGLRE, encoded by the coding sequence ATGGCCCAGAAAAAGAAGCAGGCCAATATGGCCCCCACCATTCAAAACCGGAAAGCAAGCCACGACTATCACTTTGATGAAAAGTTTGTAGCCGGCATCCAGCTGCTAGGCACCGAGATAAAAAGCGTGCGGCTGGGCAACGTGCAGATGCAGGATGCGTTTTGTGCCTTCGAACAGGGCGAACTATACCTGCGAAACCTGCAGATCCAGCCCTACGAGCAGTCGGCCCAGTTCTTTAACCACGAGCCCCTGCGCCCACGCAAGCTCCTGCTCACCCGGCGCGAGCTGAAAAAGCTGGCTAAGGAAAGCCAGATTGCGGGCGTTACCATCATCCCGATCCGCCTATTTTTTAGCGACAGGGGGCTGGTGAAAATAGAAATTGCCCTGGCTCGCGGCAAAAAGGCCTACGACAAGCGCGAGAGCCTGAAGGAAAGAGACGCGAAGCGCGAGTTGCAGCGGGGCCTGCGGGAATAG
- the radC gene encoding DNA repair protein RadC — MQYQQPINHWAVEDRPREKLVEKGPEALTEAELIAILIGSGTPSRSAVAVGRELIEHFGGLHRLARCTLREMTTIKGIGPAKAISIVAAFELAKRKQLTEVREVFANDPAIVAAYLSPRMTDLDHEIFYVLFLNRRNQIIGEKRVSSGGSTSTVIDPKIIFREALNLMATGLIISHNHPSGSLQPSGTDIALTIKLKEGANWFDIQLLDHIIIAGAQYYSFAENKQL, encoded by the coding sequence ATGCAGTACCAACAACCGATTAATCACTGGGCCGTAGAAGACCGCCCGCGTGAAAAACTCGTAGAAAAGGGCCCTGAAGCTCTTACCGAGGCGGAACTGATCGCCATCCTGATCGGGAGTGGTACCCCTAGCCGGAGTGCCGTAGCTGTAGGCCGAGAGCTGATCGAGCACTTTGGTGGCCTGCACCGGCTAGCCCGCTGCACGTTACGAGAAATGACCACTATCAAAGGAATTGGCCCTGCCAAGGCAATCAGCATCGTAGCGGCATTTGAGCTAGCCAAGCGCAAACAGCTGACTGAGGTGCGCGAAGTGTTTGCCAACGATCCCGCCATCGTAGCGGCCTACCTCAGCCCGCGTATGACAGACCTGGACCACGAGATCTTCTACGTCCTTTTCCTCAACCGCCGAAACCAGATCATTGGCGAAAAGCGTGTGAGTAGCGGAGGCAGCACCTCCACGGTTATCGACCCCAAGATTATTTTCCGGGAGGCACTCAACCTGATGGCCACCGGGCTGATTATCAGCCACAACCACCCCAGCGGAAGCCTACAGCCTAGCGGCACCGATATTGCACTCACCATTAAGCTAAAGGAGGGGGCAAACTGGTTCGATATTCAGCTGCTAGACCACATCATTATTGCCGGTGCGCAGTACTACTCCTTTGCCGAAAATAAGCAGCTATAG
- the rpsT gene encoding 30S ribosomal protein S20, whose product MPNIKSAAKRMRQTAKARLRNRTRMVTARNLMKKVRKMTDAKEAAAMIPQLNSQLDRLANRNIIHKRTAANYKARITRYVNKLAS is encoded by the coding sequence ATGCCCAATATTAAATCGGCAGCCAAAAGAATGCGCCAGACGGCCAAGGCCCGCCTGCGCAACCGCACCCGTATGGTAACCGCGCGCAACCTGATGAAGAAAGTGCGTAAAATGACCGATGCGAAAGAAGCGGCTGCCATGATCCCCCAGCTGAATAGCCAGCTGGACCGCCTGGCCAACCGAAACATCATACACAAGCGTACGGCCGCCAACTACAAGGCGCGTATAACCCGCTACGTAAACAAGCTGGCCTCCTAG
- the rdgB gene encoding RdgB/HAM1 family non-canonical purine NTP pyrophosphatase — MPLQPEHPTLFFGTHNRNKAAEVQAMVASHFRLCMAADMPGVAEPEETGKTLKENALLKARAYHRATGLPTLADDTGLEVAALGGAPGVHSARYAGPQAGAEANMQRLLQALAGQAHRQARFRTVFVYIDSAGQAHQWEGILEGHILAAARGSQGFGYDPIFCPLGSTRSLAEHSPEEKNAISHRGIALRAFVAWLQAQGT, encoded by the coding sequence ATGCCCCTACAGCCCGAGCACCCTACCCTCTTTTTTGGCACGCACAACCGGAACAAGGCAGCCGAGGTACAGGCCATGGTGGCCAGCCACTTCCGGCTGTGCATGGCTGCAGACATGCCGGGTGTGGCCGAACCCGAAGAAACAGGTAAAACCCTGAAAGAAAATGCGTTATTGAAAGCCCGGGCCTACCACCGGGCCACGGGCCTGCCCACCCTGGCCGATGATACCGGCCTGGAGGTGGCAGCCCTGGGCGGCGCACCCGGCGTGCACAGCGCCCGCTATGCCGGGCCGCAGGCCGGTGCCGAAGCCAATATGCAGCGGCTGCTACAGGCACTGGCAGGGCAGGCGCACCGGCAGGCACGCTTCCGCACCGTCTTTGTCTACATCGATTCAGCCGGGCAGGCCCACCAGTGGGAGGGCATCCTGGAGGGACATATCCTGGCGGCAGCCAGGGGTAGCCAGGGCTTTGGCTACGACCCCATATTCTGCCCACTGGGCAGCACCCGAAGCCTGGCCGAGCACAGCCCCGAAGAAAAAAATGCCATCTCGCACCGGGGCATCGCGCTACGCGCCTTTGTAGCCTGGCTGCAGGCACAGGGCACATAG
- a CDS encoding YbjN domain-containing protein, translating to MIDFRPYYDMVEACIQDLGVQPANCRGEKTGQYNLNKGSASVWIDFFERDGRGYYQVVSPVVAVPDEGADTLFRELLQINDTLYGVAFTLYNDWVWLKVIREVDGMDKPEAMAMLLRVGNYADHYDDYLRQRYAFSTDAKPTKPGVPGGS from the coding sequence ATGATCGATTTCCGTCCGTATTATGACATGGTAGAGGCCTGCATACAGGATCTGGGCGTGCAGCCAGCTAACTGTAGGGGCGAAAAGACCGGGCAGTACAACCTGAACAAGGGCTCGGCCTCGGTCTGGATTGATTTCTTCGAGCGCGATGGCCGCGGCTACTACCAGGTGGTATCGCCCGTTGTGGCTGTGCCCGACGAGGGGGCCGACACGCTGTTTCGCGAGCTGCTGCAGATAAATGATACCCTGTATGGCGTAGCCTTCACCCTGTATAATGACTGGGTGTGGCTAAAGGTGATACGCGAAGTGGATGGAATGGACAAACCCGAGGCTATGGCCATGCTGCTGCGCGTGGGCAACTATGCCGACCACTACGACGACTACCTGCGGCAGCGTTATGCGTTTTCGACGGACGCAAAGCCCACCAAACCCGGTGTGCCAGGGGGTTCCTAG
- a CDS encoding UvrD-helicase domain-containing protein, whose translation MMTDTTEFLQALNPAQRQAAMHTTGPAMIIAGAGSGKTRVLTYRLAYLLRQHLADPFELLALTFTNKAAKEMRERIGSIVGGQARSIQMGTFHSLFSRILRAEAEHLGYTADFTIYDAEDSQNLIKALIKERKLDDKRYKPRVVQSIISNAKNWLVNPARFEKEHATDEFQELVAQLYKEYNERLFKANAMDFDDLLVNMVVMLDTHPDLLHKYQHRFRFILVDEYQDTNFAQYTILKKLAAVHENLTVVGDDAQSIYSFRGANIQNILNFQKDYPDAKVYKLEQNYRSTGTIVQAANSIIANNKYQLQKNVFTENPVGEPIRILTAASELDEAQRVVDSLREQKMVHGYYNRHFAVLYRTNAQSRAIEDGLRRASIPYRVFGGLSFYKRKEIKDVLAYLRLGLNPHDEEAFKRVVNYPTRGIGDTTLERLLTVARSQGTSLWETAQNAEALGLGRSAAALQLFVTLVQSFQAMAPTEPAHETVTYVARHSGILKELHKENTPESRSRWENVQELINAAREYTENEAVTDKSLKGFLAEIALYTDQDQKEEENPDYVTLMTIHAAKGLEFKSVFVVGLEEDLFPSAMSINSREDMEEERRLFYVAVTRAEERLALTHARSRFRFGSLTHPEPSRFLDEVDEQYVKRSQLPTERPDSPAIPRPEARGTGRIIPTSRIEQIPPRKQAEQAAATIPGDFKASDLEKLAVGQAVVHNRFGSGRVVELDGEGSGRRAIIHFKVGGKKTLILKYAKLMIQD comes from the coding sequence ATGATGACAGATACGACCGAATTCCTGCAGGCCCTGAACCCGGCCCAGCGCCAGGCGGCCATGCACACCACTGGCCCAGCCATGATTATAGCCGGTGCCGGCAGTGGCAAAACCCGCGTGCTGACCTACCGGCTGGCCTACCTGCTGCGCCAGCACCTGGCCGACCCTTTTGAGCTACTGGCCCTCACCTTTACCAATAAGGCAGCGAAAGAAATGCGCGAGCGGATTGGCAGCATCGTGGGCGGGCAGGCACGCAGCATCCAGATGGGCACGTTTCACTCGCTCTTCAGCCGCATCCTGCGGGCCGAGGCCGAGCACCTGGGCTATACGGCAGACTTCACCATCTACGATGCGGAAGATAGCCAAAACCTCATCAAGGCGCTGATAAAGGAGCGCAAGCTGGATGATAAAAGATACAAACCCCGGGTAGTGCAGAGCATCATCAGCAATGCAAAAAACTGGCTGGTAAACCCCGCCCGCTTTGAGAAAGAACATGCTACGGATGAATTTCAGGAACTGGTAGCGCAGCTGTACAAGGAGTACAACGAGCGCCTGTTCAAGGCGAATGCCATGGACTTTGACGACCTGCTGGTAAACATGGTGGTGATGCTGGACACGCACCCAGACCTGCTGCACAAGTATCAGCACCGCTTTCGCTTCATCCTGGTAGATGAGTATCAGGATACGAACTTTGCCCAGTACACCATCCTGAAGAAGCTGGCCGCCGTGCACGAAAACCTGACGGTGGTGGGAGACGATGCCCAGAGCATCTACAGCTTTCGGGGGGCAAACATCCAGAATATCCTGAACTTTCAGAAAGACTACCCGGATGCCAAGGTGTACAAGCTGGAGCAAAACTACCGCAGCACGGGCACCATTGTGCAGGCAGCCAACAGCATTATTGCCAACAACAAGTATCAGCTACAGAAAAACGTATTTACAGAGAATCCGGTGGGCGAGCCGATCCGGATCCTGACGGCTGCCAGCGAGCTGGATGAGGCACAGCGGGTGGTAGACAGCCTGCGCGAGCAGAAGATGGTGCACGGCTACTACAACCGCCACTTTGCCGTGCTGTACCGCACCAATGCCCAGAGCCGGGCTATAGAGGACGGCCTGAGGCGGGCCAGCATACCCTACCGGGTGTTTGGCGGCCTCAGCTTCTACAAGCGCAAGGAGATAAAGGACGTACTGGCCTACCTGCGCCTGGGCCTGAACCCCCATGACGAGGAGGCCTTTAAGCGGGTGGTAAACTACCCCACACGCGGCATTGGCGATACCACCCTGGAGCGGCTGCTGACAGTGGCCCGTAGCCAGGGCACCAGCCTGTGGGAAACAGCCCAGAACGCAGAGGCCCTGGGCTTGGGCAGATCGGCTGCTGCACTCCAGCTATTTGTTACCCTGGTGCAGAGCTTCCAGGCCATGGCACCCACCGAGCCTGCGCACGAAACCGTAACCTACGTGGCACGCCACAGCGGCATACTGAAGGAACTGCATAAAGAAAACACACCCGAGAGCCGAAGCCGATGGGAAAACGTGCAGGAACTGATAAACGCCGCACGCGAGTATACGGAGAACGAGGCCGTGACAGACAAGAGCCTGAAGGGCTTTTTGGCTGAAATTGCCCTCTACACAGATCAGGACCAGAAGGAAGAGGAAAACCCCGACTATGTAACCCTGATGACCATACACGCGGCCAAGGGGCTGGAGTTCAAGAGTGTATTTGTGGTGGGGCTGGAGGAGGACCTGTTCCCCTCGGCCATGAGCATAAACAGCCGCGAAGACATGGAGGAAGAGCGGCGGCTATTCTATGTAGCCGTAACGCGGGCCGAGGAGCGCCTGGCCCTTACCCACGCCCGTAGCCGCTTCCGCTTTGGCAGCCTGACGCACCCGGAGCCCAGCCGTTTTCTGGACGAGGTGGACGAGCAGTACGTAAAGCGCAGCCAGCTGCCTACCGAGCGGCCCGACAGCCCGGCCATACCCAGGCCCGAGGCACGCGGCACGGGCCGCATCATCCCCACCAGCCGCATAGAGCAGATACCGCCACGGAAGCAGGCAGAGCAGGCGGCAGCCACCATACCCGGAGACTTTAAGGCCAGCGACCTGGAGAAGCTGGCTGTGGGCCAGGCAGTGGTGCACAACCGCTTTGGCAGTGGCCGGGTGGTAGAGCTGGATGGCGAGGGCAGTGGCCGCCGGGCTATCATCCACTTCAAGGTGGGGGGCAAGAAAACCCTCATCCTGAAGTATGCCAAGCTGATGATACAGGACTGA